CGAGGTGCTGACCGCGGCCGTGGAGGACGTCGTCCCCGACTACCCCTGGGAGCACATCTCCTTCACCAGCTTCGTCCCTCGCACGCCTGAGGCCGGCGCGCGCTGGCGCGCCACGGTGGACCAGATGAGCGCCAGCTTCCCCGGCCTTGACGCTCCCCTCGCCCACGGGGAGGCATCGCGCCTGCTCGGGCACACGCTCCTGCAGACGTTCCCCAACAACGTCCTGGACGGGACGCCCGGGCGCGAGCTGCAGCGCGACGCGCGGGACGCGACGCCCTCGGCGGTGCTCCGAGCCCAGCGCTTCATCGAGTCCTGCCCCGACCAGGACCTGAGCCTGGCGGTCATCGCGCGGGCGTGCCGGGTCACCCCCCGCGCCCTGCAGTACGCCTTCCGCCGGCACCTCGGGTGCACGCCGATGGCCTACGTGCGCCGGGTGCGGCTCGACCTGGTGCGGCAGTCGTTGCGAGACGGCTCGGCGCTGACGGTCAGCGACGGCGCAGCGCGCTTCGGCTTCTACAACCCCGGTCGGTTCGCCACCGAGTACCGCCATGTCTTCGAGGAGAACCCGAGCGAGACGCTCCACCGCGCGGGCGGCTGACCCCTACCCGACATCGGACGGTAGCGCAACGTTTCGCTTTTCGGCTGGTGCACTGGTCTGGACCGTGGCACGGTCGAGGAAGAAACTTGCTGGAGACCACGGCAAGCGTCATCTTCTGCCGAAAGGACACGAGCCGTGGTCACCACCTCGATCGTTCCTGTCAGCTCCACCCCCGCGACGACCACCCTGTCGTCCGTCCCCTCGCCCGTCCGCCGGTCCTTCCGTGCCCCTGACGGTCCGGAGCGAGCGCGGCGCACCGACGACATCGTCTCCGGCCTCCGGTCCGCGGGGCCCGACTCGGGTCCGGACTCCGAGCACCACGAGCTGACCCGTCAGCTCATCGAGACCAACATC
This genomic stretch from Nocardioides renjunii harbors:
- a CDS encoding helix-turn-helix domain-containing protein; amino-acid sequence: MSELMARRGSPPAVDLDFEGGGDEARHWLDTAYGTTLRLTGRMGAVSHHRRDHGGVAFDQLRIDSPVDFDSDAMPFLVVVDVLHGAIEYSRGDVTDRRHDGGTVLAAGWDMPFAGRGEGYEVRNTTITAEVLTAAVEDVVPDYPWEHISFTSFVPRTPEAGARWRATVDQMSASFPGLDAPLAHGEASRLLGHTLLQTFPNNVLDGTPGRELQRDARDATPSAVLRAQRFIESCPDQDLSLAVIARACRVTPRALQYAFRRHLGCTPMAYVRRVRLDLVRQSLRDGSALTVSDGAARFGFYNPGRFATEYRHVFEENPSETLHRAGG